In Prochlorococcus marinus CUG1435, the genomic window CAAAATATCTCCACTAACCCTGGTATCTCTTCCAATTAATATTGGATTATTATTATCTAAATTCGAGCCTAGAGCATATCCAACTTTATAGGCTAGAGAATAAGTTATATCTTCATTAAATTTTCCTCTTATTCCATCAGTTCCAAAGATTGATTGCATAATTAGATTTCAGGAATTAAAAAATTTTTCATATTAATCAGTTATTATTTTATCAGTTAGTTAAAAGGTAAAACATTTAAATTCTCTATATTTGTTTAACTCATTTAAAATAAATAAACTTAATAAGTATTCATAATGGAATCTGAGGTTGGGGATTCACTTTTAAATAAACAAACAAAGGCGATACTTTTTTCCCTTGTTGCGATTGTTTTTTTCTTTTTGATTGTATTCAGGGGCCTATTTTTTCAATCTACTTACCTTCTTAAGAGTTTTGGAGAATTATCAGTTGATCCTGAAATAGCTTTTAAAAATAATAGGCCTACGTTTATTGAATTTTATGCCGAGTGGTGCGAAGTTTGTAAAGAAATGGCTCCACAAGTATCTGCTTTAAAAAAGGAATACGACAAAGATATTAATTTTGTTTTTTTAAATGTAGATAACAAAAAATGGGAAAACTATATCCGAAAATATGATGTAAATGGGATTCCTCAAGTTAATCTTTTTGATAGAAAAGGTAATTTAAAATCTACTTTTATTGGTAAACAAGAAGAATTAAAAATAAAACAATCCATTGATCTTTTAGGAAAAAATCAGGAATCTCAAAAGGAAATTGTTAATCTTGAATTTTCAGCAATCAAAGAAAATAAAAATATAGAAATTAACCCTCGGAGTCATAGCTAATTTTTACCAATCAAGAGATTTTGCCACAATTGGAAAACTTTCTTTGAAAATAGATTTGCAATTTTGGGCAATAGACTTGTGTTCTTTTTGTGTACCATGAGCTGATCTTAGATGTATGTAATGTATCCAAGATCTGCATGATCCAGACATGTAAATTCTCGTTGGAGTTGCTAATGGCAAAACAAATCTCGCACATTCTTTAGCTATTCCTTCAGCAAGTAGATCTTCATATAATTCTGAAGCTGCTTTGAAATGTGAAGCAATTTTTTCATTAAATCTTTTTTTTAAATCATCAGGAAGGTCAGGAATAGAATTTTGTCTATTTTTAAAATCTTGTCTTCTTAACTCTGGTAAAGGAATATTCCCTAGTTGAGAACTATCGGCATACCTCTGTGAGAATTCCTGAAAAGTAAATGATCTATGTCTTAAAATTTGAGCCGCAATTCCTCTGTTAGTTTCAATTTGTAGAGTCATAAATGACTGCTCAAAGACACTCCAATGCTCATTTTTAATACAGTAGCTCAATAATTTTGAATAATCTTCATTTTTTTGATTATTAGGATTGCTAACTCTTGCAATGTAAGCCATTGTTTTTTCTGCATCAGGAGTTAGTGAAATTAGTTCAACTTTACTCATTCTAGATCTTTGCTAAAGTTACTTTCTCTGGTTGGTTTTGGTATTTACCTTTTCTATCTTCATAAGTTGTTGAGCAAGGATCACCTTCAAAAAAGAGTAGTTGGCAGATACCTTCGTTAGCATAAATCCTGCAATCAGCGCCTGAACTA contains:
- a CDS encoding thioredoxin fold domain-containing protein, whose amino-acid sequence is MESEVGDSLLNKQTKAILFSLVAIVFFFLIVFRGLFFQSTYLLKSFGELSVDPEIAFKNNRPTFIEFYAEWCEVCKEMAPQVSALKKEYDKDINFVFLNVDNKKWENYIRKYDVNGIPQVNLFDRKGNLKSTFIGKQEELKIKQSIDLLGKNQESQKEIVNLEFSAIKENKNIEINPRSHS
- a CDS encoding FAD-dependent thymidylate synthase; the encoded protein is MSKVELISLTPDAEKTMAYIARVSNPNNQKNEDYSKLLSYCIKNEHWSVFEQSFMTLQIETNRGIAAQILRHRSFTFQEFSQRYADSSQLGNIPLPELRRQDFKNRQNSIPDLPDDLKKRFNEKIASHFKAASELYEDLLAEGIAKECARFVLPLATPTRIYMSGSCRSWIHYIHLRSAHGTQKEHKSIAQNCKSIFKESFPIVAKSLDW